One window from the genome of Eucalyptus grandis isolate ANBG69807.140 chromosome 7, ASM1654582v1, whole genome shotgun sequence encodes:
- the LOC120295428 gene encoding LOW QUALITY PROTEIN: receptor-like protein kinase 7 (The sequence of the model RefSeq protein was modified relative to this genomic sequence to represent the inferred CDS: inserted 3 bases in 2 codons; deleted 1 base in 1 codon), producing the protein MERPSGMSAGVLFRRVLMLCLSLSVVSVSQADELQLLLKLKSSLATPSTTGVFSSWRVGNDKCNFTGIVCNSDGFVTEINLSQMGLVGTLPFDSICSLGSLEKIDLGENRFYGKVVDDLRNCTRLKYFNLGFNSFSGTVPDLSTLSRLEFLNLNNSGFSGIFPWKSLENMTNLGFLSLGDNFFDVTSPFPMEVIKLEKLYWLYLANCSIRGQIPEGIGNLTLLRNLELSDNELSGEIPRGIAWLSRLRQLELYDNYLTGKLPLGFGNLTSLVKFDASHNRLEGNLSEIRFLTSLASLQLFENQLTGXIPEELGEFKNLIDLSLYSNRLTGPLPPKLGSWADFNFVDVSDNSLTGSIPPDMCKNGKMTDFLMLDNKLTGTIPATYTDCSSLIRVRLNNNSLSGAVPDGIWGLPNLIIIDLGANQLEGSITSDIRRGKSLAQLLLSDNKFSGELPEAMSEASALVSIQLSLNGFVGKIPSTIGNLTKLNTLDLNGNLLSSSIPVSIVSCVALAVVNLSNNSLTGEIPDSIGNLQTLNSLNLSNNKLSGKIPLSLGLMKLSLLDLSNNRLTGPIPDSLSTEAYHDSFDGNPSLCSQRLEQFRPCISSSQATTPVGLILSCFFAGISLLLIMFAIMMYTKFRKRSKSLKSVNSLCRPDSWNMKPYRILSFTERDIIDYIKTENLIGRGGSGNVYKVVLGNGKELAVKHIWASSSGSFRSHPSSSAILSKKRKSSPEYDAEVAALSSIRHVNVVKLYCSITSEDSHLLVYEYLPNGSLWDRLHESQKMEMGWEVRYEIALGAALGLEYLHHGCARPIIHRDVKSSNILLDKEWKPRIADFGLAKIVQASPGGNWTHAIAGTLGYIAPEYAYTMKVNEKSDVYSFGVVLMELVTGRRPIESXIRENKDIVYWVRENMSSKNSLLDLVDSNISDTLKEDAVEVLRIAILCTANIPTVRPSMRMVVQMLEEAEPCSLNNILVDKVGENSEKTEGKQLNSGSQN; encoded by the exons ATGGAGAGGCCGTCCGGAATGTCCGCCGGGGTTCTTTTTCGGCGAGTGCTGATGCTCTGCCTCTCTCTGAGCGTAGTTTCAGTCTCACAGGCAGATGAGCTTCAGCTGCTCCTGAAGCTGAAGTCCTCGCTTGCAACACCATCGACCACAGGCGTTTTCAGTTCATGGAGGGTCGGCAACGACAAGTGCAACTTCACTGGAATCGTGTGCAATTCAGACGGTTTCGTTACTGAGATCAACCTCTCTCAAATGGGACTGGTGGGTACTCTCCCTTTCGACTCGATATGCTCGCTCGGCTCTCTTGAAAAGATCGATCTTGGGGAGAATCGTTTCTACGGTAAGGTAGTGGATGATCTGAGAAACTGCACGAGGTTGAAGTACTTCAACTTGGGGTTCAATTCCTTTTCTGGGACTGTTCCTGATTTGTCCACTTTGAGCCGCTTGGAGTTCTTGAATCTGAACAACAGTGGATTCTCAGGGATCTTCCCATGGAAGTCGCTTGAAAACATGACCAATCTTGGCTTTTTGAGCCTCGGAGACAACTTTTTTGACGTGACTAGTCCATTTCCTATGGAGGTTATCAAGTTGGAGAAGTTGTATTGGCTTTACCTCGCCAATTGCAGCATCAGAGGGCAGATCCCGGAAGGCATCGGGAACCTGACGCTTCTCCGA AATCTTGAGCTCTCGGACAATGAATTGTCCGGTGAAATCCCTCGGGGCATCGCATGGCTCAGCCGGCTTCGGCAGCTTGAGCTCTACGACAATTACTTGACTGGTAAGCTTCCTCTCGGGTTTGGGAATCTCACAAGCCTCGTGAAATTCGATGCGTCGCATAACAGGCTCGAAGGCAATCTCTCAGAGATTAGGTTCTTGACAAGCCTGGCCTCCTTGCAGCTTTTCGAGAACCAGTTGACAG AGATTCCAGAGGAGCTTGGAGAGTTCAAGAATCTTATTGACCTGTCTCTCTATTCGAATAGGCTGACCGGTCCGCTTCCTCCGAAGCTTGGCTCGTGGGCGGACTTCAATTTCGTAGATGTTTCGGACAACTCGCTCACGGGAAGTATCCCACCGGATATGTGCAAGAATGGGAAGATGACCGATTTTCTTATGCTGGATAACAAGCTCACTGGGACTATCCCGGCGACCTACACAGATTGTTCATCCTTAATTCGGGTACGCTTGAACAATAACTCGCTCTCTGGTGCCGTTCCTGATGGAATATGGGGCTTGCCAAATCTCATCATAATTGATCTTGGGGCGAATCAACTCGAGGGATCAATAACGTCTGATATCAGAAGGGGAAAATCTCTGGCTCAGTTATTGCTATCTGATAATAAATTTTCAGGCGAATTACCAGAAGCAATGTCGGAAGCATCTGCTTTGGTCTCAATTCAGCTGAGTTTGAATGGATTTGTGGGAAAGATTCCGTCGACAATTGGGAACTTGACGAAATTGAATACACTCGATTTGAATGGAAATCTGCTTTCCAGTAGCATACCTGTATCTATTGTCTCCTGCGTCGCCCTTGCTGTTGTAAACCTCTCAAACAATTCGTTGACTGGTGAAATTCCCGACAGCATCGGAAACTTACAGACTCTGAACTCCCTGAACCTATCCAATAACAAACTTTCTGGTAAAATCCCATTGAGCCTGGGATTAATGAAGCTAAGCCTTCTCGATCTCTCGAACAACCGGTTAACTGGTCCAATACCGGACTCCCTATCAACAGAAGCCTACCATGATAGCTTTGATGGGAATCCCAGCCTGTGTAGTCAGAGGCTTGAACAATTCCGGCCATGTATTTCGAGTTCGCAGGCAACCACTCCTGTCGGGCTTATTCTCTCGTGCTTCTTTGCCGGAATAAGTTTGTTGCTGATCATGTTCGCAATTATGATGTACACGAAGTTCAGAAAGAGAAGCAAGAGTCTCAAGAGTGTCAACAGTTTGTGCAGGCCAGATTCTTGGAACATGAAGCCGTACCGCATACTAAGCTTCACAGAGAGGGACATAATTGATTACATAAAGACCGAGAACTTGATCGGGAGGGGCGGATCCGGAAACGTGTATAAAGTCGTCTTGGGGAACGGCAAGGAACTCGCTGTGAAGCACATCTGGGCATCAAGTTCAGGCAGCTTTAGAAGCCATCCCAGCAGCTCAGCCATCCTCagcaagaaaaggaagagcTCGCCCGAGTACGACGCCGAGGTGGCTGCACTGAGTTCGATCAGGCATGTGAATGTGGTCAAGTTGTACTGCAGCATCACGAGCGAGGACAGCCACCTGCTTGTTTATGAGTACTTGCCGAACGGGAGCCTGTGGGACAGGCTACACGAGAGCCAGAAGATGGAGATGGGATGGGAGGTGCGGTATGAGATTGCGTTAGGGGCTGCCCTGGGATTGGAGTATCTGCACCACGGATGTGCTCGGCCGATCATACACCGCGACGTGAAATCGAGTAATATCTTGTTGGACAAAGAGTGGAAGCCGAGGATAGCGGATTTCGGGCTAGCGAAAATCGTGCAGGCCAGTCCTGGTGGTAATTGGACACATGCCATTGCAGGGACTCTTGGATACATAGCTCCAG AGTATGCATACACCATGAAGGTCAATGAAAAGAGCGACGTCTACAGCTTTGGTGTCGTCCTGATGGAGTTGGTCACAGGAAGGAGGCCCATCGAGTC AATTCGAGAGAACAAGGACATTGTTTATTGGGTGCGTGAAAACATGAGCAGCAAAAACTCTCTGCTCGATTTGGTGGACTCGAACATTTCCGACACCCTGAAAGAAGACGCCGTTGAAGTGCTCCGAATAGCCATCCTTTGCACGGCTAACATCCCAACCGTGAGGCCGTCAATGAGGATGGTGGTTCAGATGCTAGAGGAAGCCGAGCCCTGCAGCCTCAACAATATCCTCGTCGACAAAGTAGGCGAAAACAGTGAAAAGACCGAAGGAAAACAGCTAAATTCAGGCTCTCAAAACTGA
- the LOC120286358 gene encoding LOW QUALITY PROTEIN: LL-diaminopimelate aminotransferase, chloroplastic-like (The sequence of the model RefSeq protein was modified relative to this genomic sequence to represent the inferred CDS: inserted 3 bases in 3 codons), with product MPHTLLQGGIKEVVRAPHVIQTRAARRGPRKCLSPANSICGQASRPTCRSSWSTLGFAYTHCSPLPLFWRLPLLSLLLLRHQSPFPSLSSGPSLCTKSEKRERERERMALQNHLTTAIASSSSAFLAPSNLGSSRASNASVPAKKTGAVRCVAVPREEKTTYKTKVSRNANMAKLQAGYLFPEIARRKATHLQKYPDAKVISLGIGDTTEPIPDVITSGMAKRSYALSTLEGYSGYGAEQGEKPLRAAIASTFYRDLGIGEEDIFVSDGAKCDISRLQVAFGSHVTMAVQDPSYPAYVDSSVIMGQTGLFQEDIGKYXKIEYMKCTPENXFFPDLSTVARTDIIFFCSPNNPTGSAATREQLTRLVKFAKDNGSIIVYDSAYALYVSDDNPRSIFEIPGAKEVALETSSFSKYAGFTGVRLGWTVVPKELLFSDGFPVAXDFSRIVCTCFNGASNIAQAGGLACLSPEGLSAMREVIGFYKENTEIIVDTFSSLGFKVYGGKNAPYVWVHFPGRSSWDVFSEILEKTHVVTTPGSGFGPGGEGFVRVSAFGHRDNILEACRRFKQLYK from the exons atgcccCACACGTTGCTGCAAGGAGGCATTAAAGAAGTGGTCCGTGCGCCGCACGTGATTCAGACAAGGGCAGCGCGGCGGGGCCCACGAAAATGCCTGTCCCCTGCCAACTCCATATGCGGCCAGGCCAGTCGTCCGACGTGTCGGTCGTCTTGGTCAACCTTAGGGTTTGCGTATACGCACTGTTCTCCACTTCCCCTCTTTTGGCGGCTCCCACTTCTCTCCCTTCTGCTGCTTCGTCACCAGTCTCCCTTCCCCTCCCTATCTTCGGGTCCTTCTCTCTGCACCAAGtcggagaagagagagagagagagagagagaatggctctGCAGAATCACCTCACCACCGCGATCGCTTCGTCTTCCTCCGCATTCCTAGCTCCCTCCAACTTGGGCTCTTCCAG GGCTTCTAACGCGTCCGTCCCTGCGAAAAAGACCGGGGCTGTCCGATGTGTAGCCGTGCCTCGTGAGGAAAAGACCA CTTACAAGACTAAGGTCTCCCGCAATGCCAACATGGCCAAGCTTCAAGCTGGTTACCTTTTTCCCGAG attgcTCGAAGAAAGGCAACACACTTGCAAAAGTACCCCGACGCAAAAGTCATTAGCTTGGGGATTGGGGATACCACTGAGCCCATTCCAGATGTTATCACATCGGGCATGGCAAAG AGATCTTATGCACTGTCAACTTTGGAGGGTTACAGTGGGTATGGTGCAGAGCAGGGTGAAAAG CCACTGAGAGCAGCAATTGCTTCAACATTCTATAGAGACCTTGGCATAGGGGAAGAAGATATCTTTGTTTCAGATGGGGCAAAATGTGATATTTCTCGCCTTCAG GTTGCTTTTGGGTCACATGTTACAATGGCTGTGCAAGATCCATCATACCCG GCTTATGTAGACTCAAGTGTTATAATGGGCCAGACAGGGCTGTTTCAAGAAGACATTGGAAAGT GCAAAATCGAATACATGAAGTGCACACCAGAGA GGTTTTTTCCTGATTTGTCAACTGTAGCTCGAACGGATATCATATTCTTCTGTTCACCCAACAATCCTACTGGCTCTGCTGCAACGAGGGAGCAACTGACAAGGCTGGTTAAGTTCGCTAAGGACAATGGCTCTATTATTGTCTATGACTCTGCATATGCACTGTACGTGTCAGATGACAACCCTCGAAGCATATTTGAAATTCCAGGTGCCAAAGAG GTTGCTCTTGAGACGTCATCATTTAGCAAGTATGCTGGATTTACTGGTGTTCGTCTTGGTTGGACTGTGGTTCCCAAAGAGTTGCTGTTTTCAGATGGTTTCCCTGTTG ATGACTTCAGCCGCATTGTCTGCACTTGCTTCAACGGTGCATCCAATATTGCTCAAGCTGGTGGATTGGCATGCCTTTCTCCCGAAGGACTATCT GCAATGCGTGAAGTGATTGGTTTCTACAAAGAAAACACCGAGATAATTGTGGATACATTTAGCTCTCTTGGTTTCAAGGTATACGGAGGGAAGAATGCACCCTATGTCTGGGTCCACTTCCCAGGGCGAAGCTCTTGGGATGTTTTCAGCGAGATTCTTGAGAAGACTCACGTGGTTACCACACCCGGCAGCGGGTTCGGACCTGGTGGTGAAGGCTTCGTCCGGGTTAGTGCTTTTGGACACAGAGACAACATCCTCGAGGCATGTAGAAGATTTAAGCAGCTATACAAGTGA
- the LOC104453021 gene encoding putative pentatricopeptide repeat-containing protein At1g02420, which yields MRNLRALSQRCRPWRADTVSRSFASASTPADVDADRLYDAIRSFSSPDELKQYFKSSRIVLSNEVVDGVLKRFRFGHGNPLQALEFFRHASRRRGFYHSAFSADTMLYVLGRSRKFDLVWEVLTEMKRTDRSMITPRTVMVVLGRIAKVCSVRQTVESFRMFRKFVPEFDTTCFNALLRTLCQEKSMQDARNVYHALKHDFRPNLQTLNILLSGWKSAEEAESFFEEMKEMGVKPDVVSYNCLVDVYCKGREMDNAYKVVDRMREEDISPDVITYTSIIGGLGLIGQPDKARDVLKEMKEYGCYPDVAAYNAAIRNYCIAKRLGDAYSLLDEMESKGLSPNATTYNLFFRVFFWSNDLWRSDGLYRRMMDAGCLPNTQSCMFLVKLCKRQENVDFALKLWNDMIEKGFGSYTLVSDILLDLLCDLGKLAEAEKCFLQMVEKGQKPSHVSFRRIKVLMELANRSEALQDLSEKMRILQS from the coding sequence ATGCGAAACCTCAGGGCGCTGTCGCAACGTTGCCGTCCATGGCGCGCCGACACGGTCTCGCGCTCCTTCGCCTCCGCGTCGACGCCGGCGGACGTCGACGCGGACCGGCTGTACGACGCGATACGGAGCTTCTCGTCTCCGGACGAGCTGAAGCAGTACTTCAAGTCGAGCAGGATAGTGCTGTCGAACGAGGTGGTCGACGGCGTGCTCAAGAGGTTCAGGTTCGGCCACGGGAACCCGCTGCAGGCGCTTGAGTTCTTCCGCCACGCGAGCCGCCGGCGAGGGTTCTACCACTCCGCGTTCTCCGCGGACACGATGCTGTACGTCCTGGGGAGGAGCCGCAAGTTCGACCTGGTCTGGGAGGTCCTGACGGAGATGAAGCGGACCGATCGGTCGATGATCACGCCGCGGACTGTGATGGTGGTCCTGGGCAGAATCGCCAAGGTCTGCTCCGTGAGGCAGACCGTGGAGTCGTTTCGGATGTTTAGGAAGTTCGTCCCTGAGTTCGATACGACCTGCTTTAACGCGCTGTTGAGGACCTTGTGTCAGGAAAAGAGTATGCAGGATGCTAGGAATGTTTACCACGCCCTGAAGCACGATTTCCGGCCGAACTTGCAGACTTTAAATATACTTTTGTCAGGATGGAAATCTGCAGAAGAGGCCGAGAGTTTCTTCGAGGAAATGAAGGAGATGGGTGTGAAGCCTGATGTTGTTTCGTATAATTGTTTAGTTGATGTGTATTGTAAAGGTAGAGAAATGGACAATGCATATAAGGTCGTCGATAGAATGAGGGAAGAAGATATCTCGCCTGATGTGATCACCTATACTAGCATTATCGGTGGGCTGGGGCTAATTGGTCAGCCAGATAAAGCTAGAGATGTTTTGAAGGAAATGAAGGAGTATGGTTGCTACCCAGATGTCGCTGCATATAATGCTGCTATTAGAAATTACTGTATTGCGAAAAGGCTTGGCGATGCGTATAGCTTGCTGGATGAGATGGAGAGTAAGGGTTTAAGTCCAAATGCTACGACATACAATCTGTTCTTTAGagttttcttttggtcgaaTGACTTGTGGCGTTCTGATGGCTTGTATCGGAGGATGATGGATGCTGGATGTCTTCCCAATACACAGAGTTGTATGTTTCTGGTTAAGTTGTGTAAGAGGCAGGAGAATGTGGACTTTGCCTTAAAGCTATGGAATGACATGATCGAGAAAGGATTTGGATCTTACACATTGGTATCGGATATATTACTTGATTTGCTCTGTGATTTGGGGAAGTTGGCGGAAGCTGAAAAGTGTTTCCTGCAGATGGTAGAGAAAGGTCAAAAGCCAAGTCATGTTTCCTTTAGGAGAATTAAGGTCCTGATGGAATTGGCAAATAGGTCTGAGGCCCTCCAGGACTTATCAGAGAAGATGAGAATACTTCAGTCCTAA